In one window of Spodoptera frugiperda isolate SF20-4 chromosome 11, AGI-APGP_CSIRO_Sfru_2.0, whole genome shotgun sequence DNA:
- the LOC118274978 gene encoding uncharacterized protein LOC118274978 → MFRALSATCNLSTKVNRLPTTNFVRHNVIPSSVPIPDKSAESEQLRNLRLAITPSYGYGSNTFENGKTQACSSSVLAGDPKHVKMRQDIRKEILDKWSRPKPDSQREWLKNLMFL, encoded by the exons ATGTTTCGTGCTCTGAGTGCTACGTGTAATTTGTCT ACAAAAGTAAATCGTCTTCCAACGACCAACTTTGTCAGGCATAATGTAATTCCAAGCTCCGTCCCTATACCTGACAA ATCTGCAGAGTCGGAACAGCTTCGTAATCTACGTTTGGCCATAACACCTAGCTATGGGTATGGTTCCAATACGTTCGAGAATGGGAAAACTCAAGCTTGCTCGTCATCTGTTCTAGCTGGAGATCCGAAACATGTGAAAATGCGTCAGGATATTCG AAAGGAAATCCTGGATAAATGGAGTAGACCCAAACCAGACTCGCAGAGGGAATGGTTGAAGAATCTGATGTTtctctaa
- the LOC118274545 gene encoding NADH dehydrogenase [ubiquinone] 1 alpha subcomplex subunit 7-like — protein MSKAKVALRDISPVMQKLRDFLLGRKHTNALRFEPLIAARTQPQPQIPDGSSHKHSHNYYYTRDGRREVAPPMDLTQQLLSASSDKGAPKQAANVRPTPGPVYQWDKHYE, from the exons atgagtAAGGCAAAAGTAGCGTTGCGCGATATTTCGCCTGTGATGCAAAAATTGAGGGATTTCCTTCTTGGA agGAAACACACAAATGCTTTACGCTTTGAGCCACTCATCGCGGCAAGGACTCAGCCACAGCCGCAGATCCCTGATGGATCGTCTCACAA GCACTCTCACAACTACTACTACACCAGGGATGGCCGCCGTGAAGTGGCTCCCCCTATGGATTTGACCCAGCAGCTCCTATCAGCTAGCAGTGACAAggg agcACCAAAGCAAGCAGCAAATGTAAGGCCTACACCGGGCCCCGTGTACCAGTGGGACAAACACTATGAATAA